A region from the Sutcliffiella horikoshii genome encodes:
- a CDS encoding TrmH family RNA methyltransferase, producing the protein MKHIESVKNNKVKQWKKLQKKKEREQSGTFIIEGFHLVEEALKVDNLVEEIIISEDRSIPKEWDLNHVELIYAVPNVLKEISETETPQGVAAICRIQEENEYLIQPNQKILLLDNVQDPGNVGTMIRTADAAGMDMVILGEGCADLYSSKVIRSTQGSIFHLPILRGELKSYIKQCKELNTPVYGTSLQNGVPFQEVQPSNTFALILGNEGKGMAQEHLDMTDRNLYIPIHGQSESLNVGVAAGILMYYLRG; encoded by the coding sequence TTGAAACATATAGAATCCGTAAAGAATAATAAAGTGAAGCAGTGGAAAAAACTGCAGAAAAAGAAAGAACGTGAACAATCCGGAACATTTATCATTGAAGGGTTTCACTTGGTGGAAGAGGCACTGAAAGTGGACAACCTTGTGGAAGAAATCATCATTTCTGAAGACCGATCCATCCCAAAAGAATGGGATCTGAACCATGTGGAACTAATTTATGCCGTTCCGAATGTGCTAAAGGAAATAAGTGAAACAGAAACGCCTCAGGGAGTAGCAGCGATTTGCCGCATTCAAGAAGAAAATGAATACCTAATACAACCTAACCAAAAAATTCTTTTGCTCGATAATGTTCAAGACCCGGGAAATGTGGGCACAATGATAAGAACAGCGGACGCTGCCGGTATGGACATGGTTATTTTAGGAGAAGGGTGCGCTGATCTTTACAGCTCCAAAGTGATTCGCTCCACACAAGGATCGATTTTTCACCTGCCAATACTTAGAGGCGAACTCAAAAGCTACATCAAGCAGTGTAAAGAACTAAACACACCTGTTTACGGAACCTCCTTACAAAACGGTGTACCATTTCAAGAAGTTCAACCATCCAATACTTTCGCGCTGATTCTTGGCAATGAAGGAAAAGGAATGGCCCAGGAACATCTGGACATGACAGACCGGAATCTATACATCCCGATTCATGGTCAGAGCGAATCGTTGAATGTCGGCGTTGCAGCCGGAATTTTAATGTATTATTTACGTGGATAG
- the sspI gene encoding small acid-soluble spore protein SspI, whose amino-acid sequence MNLNLRHAIRQNVEGNSQDQLRETILDAINKGEEKMLPGLGVLFEVIWENSSEQDKAEMLSTLEDGLK is encoded by the coding sequence ATGAATTTAAATTTACGTCATGCGATCCGTCAGAATGTGGAAGGAAATTCTCAAGACCAGCTTAGAGAGACAATCTTAGATGCCATCAATAAAGGCGAAGAAAAAATGCTTCCAGGTTTAGGCGTGTTGTTTGAAGTAATTTGGGAGAATTCTTCTGAGCAGGACAAAGCTGAAATGCTCTCAACTTTAGAGGATGGACTGAAATAG
- a CDS encoding M42 family metallopeptidase, producing the protein MTKLDETLTMLKDLTDAKGIPGNEKEPRDVMKKYITPFADEVFTDGLGSLIAKKVGKADGPKVMVAGHLDEVGFMITHIDDRGFLRFQTVGGWWSQVMLAQRVTIVTSKGDVTGVIGSKPPHILPPEARKKPVDIKDMFIDIGASSREEAQEWGVRPGDQVVPYFEFTVMNNEKMLLAKAWDNRIGCAIAIDVLKQLKGADHPNVVYGVGTVQEEVGLRGAKTSANLIQPDIGFGVDVGIAGDTPGVTEKEALSKMGKGPQIILYDASMVSHKGLRDFVTGVADEMEIPYQFDSVAGGGTDSGAIHLTAQGVPALSITIATRYIHSHAAMLHRDDYENAVKLIAEVIKKLDADTVSRLTFD; encoded by the coding sequence ATGACAAAGCTAGATGAAACATTAACAATGTTGAAAGATCTAACAGATGCCAAGGGTATTCCAGGCAACGAAAAAGAACCACGCGACGTAATGAAAAAATACATAACGCCATTCGCTGATGAAGTATTCACAGACGGATTGGGAAGCTTAATCGCTAAAAAAGTCGGTAAAGCAGACGGACCAAAAGTAATGGTAGCAGGTCACTTGGACGAAGTGGGCTTCATGATTACACATATCGATGACCGCGGATTCTTACGTTTCCAAACGGTTGGCGGCTGGTGGTCCCAAGTAATGCTGGCACAACGCGTAACAATCGTAACTTCTAAAGGAGACGTTACAGGTGTGATCGGTTCTAAGCCACCACACATCCTGCCTCCAGAAGCACGCAAAAAACCGGTAGACATCAAAGACATGTTCATTGATATCGGTGCATCCAGCCGTGAAGAAGCACAAGAATGGGGAGTTCGCCCTGGCGACCAAGTTGTTCCTTACTTCGAATTCACAGTCATGAACAACGAAAAAATGCTTCTAGCAAAAGCTTGGGATAACCGTATCGGCTGCGCCATCGCGATTGATGTGTTGAAACAGTTGAAGGGTGCTGACCATCCAAACGTGGTGTACGGAGTAGGTACTGTACAGGAGGAAGTTGGCTTGCGTGGTGCAAAAACGTCTGCAAACCTGATCCAACCTGACATCGGATTCGGTGTAGACGTAGGAATTGCAGGAGATACTCCAGGAGTTACAGAAAAAGAAGCTCTAAGCAAAATGGGGAAAGGCCCGCAAATCATCCTTTATGATGCATCCATGGTCTCCCACAAAGGTTTACGCGATTTCGTTACAGGTGTAGCCGACGAAATGGAAATTCCATATCAGTTCGACTCTGTTGCAGGAGGCGGAACAGATTCCGGCGCGATTCACCTGACAGCTCAAGGTGTACCTGCACTGTCCATTACCATCGCAACACGCTACATCCACTCTCACGCAGCAATGTTGCACCGCGATGACTACGAAAACGCGGTGAAATTGATTGCAGAAGTGATCAAGAAGTTGGATGCGGATACTGTAAGTAGATTGACGTTTGATTGA
- a CDS encoding dUTP diphosphatase, giving the protein MNLRRLYDMQRELDTKIESQHGLRKEDLVDEKVLALLVELGELANETRCFKFWSVKPPAERGVILEEYVDGVHFILSLGLTFGYGPEASRGLAEEAASLTEQFNRVYQIVSIFKDDLSEENYYLLLDSYIQLGEMLGFEWAEVEQAYLEKNQVNHERQQQGY; this is encoded by the coding sequence TTGAATTTACGACGTTTATACGACATGCAAAGAGAGCTTGATACAAAAATCGAATCACAACACGGGTTGAGAAAAGAGGATTTGGTTGACGAAAAAGTATTGGCTTTGCTTGTAGAGCTTGGTGAATTGGCGAATGAAACTCGCTGCTTTAAATTCTGGAGTGTGAAGCCTCCTGCTGAACGCGGAGTCATTCTTGAAGAGTATGTGGACGGGGTCCATTTTATACTATCCCTTGGATTGACCTTTGGGTACGGTCCCGAAGCTTCTAGAGGGCTTGCGGAGGAGGCAGCCTCGCTAACAGAGCAATTCAATAGAGTTTATCAGATAGTCTCTATTTTTAAAGACGATTTGTCTGAAGAAAATTATTATCTATTACTGGATTCCTATATTCAATTAGGTGAAATGCTTGGATTTGAGTGGGCGGAAGTAGAGCAGGCATACTTGGAAAAGAACCAGGTGAATCACGAAAGACAACAGCAAGGTTACTAA
- a CDS encoding DUF6440 family protein, giving the protein MMFNKKDKNDDKRFDEKLVQTSQQGSLISIWVDRQTGVNYLYTWSAQGCALTPLLDENGKVIVAQIGETN; this is encoded by the coding sequence ATGATGTTCAATAAAAAAGATAAAAATGATGATAAACGTTTTGATGAAAAGTTGGTACAAACTTCTCAACAGGGTAGCCTAATATCTATATGGGTTGATCGTCAAACAGGTGTTAATTATTTATACACATGGAGTGCGCAAGGGTGCGCACTCACCCCTTTATTAGACGAGAATGGTAAAGTAATTGTGGCACAGATAGGAGAAACTAATTAA
- the nagE gene encoding N-acetylglucosamine-specific PTS transporter subunit IIBC: MIGFLQKIGKSLMLPIAVLPAAAILLRIGQEDLLNIEFIANAGNAVFANLALLFAIGIAIGFAKDNNGSAALAAAIGYLVLVSGTQAINEEIDMAILGGIISGVVAGLLYNRFHDIKMPDWLGFFAGRRFVPIITATVMVILAGIFGVIWAPIQELINNIGQWIIDAGAVGVGIFGFLNRLLIPIGLHHVLNSLVWFVFGEYNGATGDLNRFFAGDPTAGIFMAGFFPVMMFGLPAAALAMVATAKKHRRKAVSGMLIGIAFTSFLTGITEPIEFTFMFLAPFLYVIHALLTASSMVIVYLLDIKHGFGFSAGAIDFFLNWGIAQQPLLLLIIGLTYGAVYFFVFYFLIRTFNLKTPGREDEEDIIEEKGTGEDKYSVMARNFIYDIGGKENITTVDYCTTRLRLTIKDMSKVQENSLKQHGAKGVIKVNQTNLQVIVGTDVQFVGDKMKG; this comes from the coding sequence ATGATTGGTTTTTTACAAAAAATCGGAAAGTCACTAATGTTGCCGATTGCTGTGCTTCCCGCTGCAGCAATATTATTAAGAATTGGACAAGAGGACTTATTGAATATTGAGTTTATTGCAAACGCAGGGAACGCAGTGTTTGCTAATCTTGCGCTTTTATTTGCTATTGGGATAGCGATTGGTTTCGCCAAAGACAATAATGGATCTGCGGCCTTGGCTGCTGCAATAGGTTACCTAGTATTAGTAAGTGGTACCCAAGCAATTAATGAAGAGATTGATATGGCCATACTAGGAGGAATAATATCAGGGGTTGTAGCAGGATTGCTTTATAACAGATTTCATGATATTAAAATGCCTGATTGGCTTGGGTTTTTCGCCGGAAGACGTTTTGTTCCTATTATTACCGCTACTGTGATGGTAATCTTAGCGGGAATATTTGGAGTCATTTGGGCTCCAATCCAAGAATTAATTAACAACATCGGTCAGTGGATAATAGATGCAGGAGCAGTAGGAGTTGGTATCTTCGGATTCTTGAACCGTCTTCTCATTCCAATAGGCTTGCACCATGTACTCAATAGTTTAGTATGGTTTGTATTTGGAGAATATAATGGTGCAACTGGGGATTTAAATCGATTTTTTGCAGGTGACCCGACAGCTGGTATTTTTATGGCCGGTTTCTTCCCTGTCATGATGTTCGGTTTGCCTGCTGCAGCGCTAGCGATGGTTGCAACAGCAAAAAAACATCGCCGTAAAGCTGTATCGGGAATGCTGATTGGTATCGCCTTTACTTCATTTTTAACTGGTATTACAGAGCCGATTGAGTTTACTTTCATGTTCCTGGCTCCGTTTTTATATGTCATACATGCATTATTAACAGCAAGTTCCATGGTTATTGTTTACTTATTGGATATTAAGCATGGTTTCGGATTCTCTGCCGGTGCCATCGACTTTTTCCTGAATTGGGGGATAGCACAACAGCCGTTGTTACTTTTAATCATCGGTTTAACATATGGTGCAGTCTATTTCTTTGTTTTCTATTTTCTTATTAGGACATTTAATTTAAAAACACCAGGTCGGGAAGATGAAGAAGATATAATAGAAGAAAAAGGAACAGGTGAAGATAAATATTCTGTAATGGCTCGTAATTTTATTTATGATATTGGTGGTAAGGAAAATATTACTACTGTTGATTACTGTACAACAAGACTCAGATTAACGATCAAGGATATGAGTAAAGTACAAGAAAATTCTTTAAAACAACATGGTGCCAAAGGGGTTATAAAAGTAAACCAAACAAACCTGCAAGTAATTGTTGGAACAGATGTTCAATTTGTAGGGGATAAAATGAAAGGATAA